The window TAAAATTATGAAACAATTATATTCTATAGAAAGACACGACATAATTATAATGAAATAATCATAAAATGCACaccaaaattattaaatatcaTTTCATtgataaatatgaaaaaatcaaaaagaaattatttggGTGAAGGTATGAATCCTGTTTGAAGtgataaaatttttaattttaatttttctggGGCGCCTCTGCTTCTTCTAACTTGGGATGGTGAGTGTTTGGTTTTAGATTATTTTAGTTTAAATGTTTGTTCGAGTTTGCACTTCGCAGCAACTCCGCCCTCCAATTTACTAAGGTGATgactaatttaaataaaattaagttaactatccaaaaataaatcaatgCATATtctctaataattaattagtcaaaTATGGTACTTCATCCCTCCACAATAAATATGATGTGGATGAAAGTAcggacacggattttaagaaaaaaaatattactccctccgtcccaccattttagtccccttccacttttcacacatattaagaaaatgtatttaatttttatatttttatcttttatacccttatttattattttcacacatccttttcacatttaagtgaagcattaaataaggttaatttagtaaaaataatattttttatataatattaattagaaaagtggactatctttttgggacatctcaaaatggaataagggactaaaatggtgggacggagggaatagtaGTTgtgtataaaataaagaaaatgtcCCATAGCATTGATTCGTAGGATAATAAATTTCCCACCGTccctcataaatatgcatagttgaccatgacatgagttttaataaaaagttgtttgaATTATTGATAGTGGAGAGGGAATCCTACATTGAATCCTACATTGACAGTATTGTTAAGTAGATTGTGggtaaatatataagttataagaataaaattgtgaaaattgtGTGTGAGGTAGTGTTCAAAAATAGAGTGTGCATAAATTTGGATGACGtaccaaaaatgaaaagtatgcataaatatgagggacggagagagtaaatgGTTTGTaagatgatttttttgtaaatattgtgtgtaaataagataaaatataaGGTTATATGTCCTAAAATAGAAAGACCACAATTATTGTGGACAGACGGCAATAGCAAAAAGATCACACTTATCATGAACAGAGAGAGCATAATTAGTTTAAGAGTCCGTATGTAATACTATCCATTCtcatataaagaaaataaaaaaatatccacatagataaaaagaaaaatataaaaattaatcaatttttgtaTAATATTACAATATTGCCCTCTAATTATTTTTGGATTTAACTAACTTTGTGTGAGGCACATTGAGAAACGTCATGCATTTTTAAGTTGTCGCGCTAGTCATGACTACTCACTCCTACTTCTTCGCATTTCACACGGAACCTACGCATCCACACCATTGTTTTTCAAGCTctattaagagggtgtttggctaagcttattttaaagagcttaaagctcttggagcttataagatgtttcaagcaGTGGCGGATTcagggggggctgaagccccctcccaatttttgaggttttttttttttttttttttttaaatatagaaatttatttcacttaatatatcaatatatatgtatatgtgtatataaataagaaatagaaaaaaaaatataatacattatttctagtatatccaactatccatattaattcttttttcttgtacattgatttgttacatttatcttatttttatcctattttttttttcttaattaatttttaatgttgaatttgagtccattctaaagttaaaagtaaaattactaattattaacaatgaaagttagtttatttgtttagaaaatgaaatatatttttttaaaagaatgcataaaagtattgttttgtatactttcaatctacttgatgttgaattaattgaattgcaaacatatatctattatattaagtgattgttaaaaaaatgcatgaaaataaagtgtacggaatgttcaaaaaaatttgcttcgggggctcccgcccccgaacccccgtgtaaatGTCTACATACGTCGtagatcaataaattcagccccccctaacctcaaatcctggatccgcccctggtttcaagagcttataagatgtaatttttaagagcttataaattgtcaaagtgtttggataattgagcttataagctagagagagaaaatcgaagaaaaatgaacttgaatgatatatgatgaaaataataaattatagttgaaaaataattgtaaaatgattgttgcatatgagattataaacaaataagttggggtagaagaacttattttttggggagtttataagctcttggagcttattttttgagcttataagctatttgagaacttattttgccaaacacttggaaggagcttataagctcctaaacaaattataagctgttttgaggagcttataagctcagtaAGTCGATCCTCTGAGTTGTTGATGGCGCCGATTGATTTCTGAGCGTCAATCTTCGTTTTTCTATCCAGCTAGAGTTATTGtgtaattcatttttattgACATGATTGCTTTTGATATTATGTGAGTCGCACGAAATTATTTTAGAATTGTGGTTTGTATCCCCAATGAAGATGATTTAACGCATTCGAGAGTTTTTATAATGATCGAATCAATTAATTATGGATCATGATTATTTATAAGAGATAGAAGATTATGAGAGTGCAGGGGAAGGTGGCGCGACCGCGGGTGGACGGGCCAAGAATGAAGCAACTTGCGCCAGCGTCGAAATTTTGCTTTGAACCCTCTGTTTTCGATCTTtgcattttcttcttctcaTGCTAATTGAAAACATAGAAAAGAGATCCTTGCAAAAATTATCAATGTGTTGGTAAATTTCAACAAAGCCAACGTAAGttggaaaattatttttgtttgaatTGAGAGTTATATCATGTTTTTAttgttaatgttcttgaattcacaactagttttAAAATagtgatgaattcacaattatgaataatcttgattgtgaattcgagttttaaaactacaATTCACAACTATGAATGATCTTGGtaatgaatttgagttttaaaactaaaatttacaACTCGAAATAGTCTAGATTGTTAATTCGAGTTTTAAACCAAGAATTCACGACTAGAAATaatcttggttgtgaattcaagttttaaagctataattcacaactagaattagTGCTACtcgtgaattcgagctttaaaattcgaatttacaaccaacactatttctagcATTGAATTCAATCTTCAAAACTCAAAATTCACGACTTTGTGGATTATAGCTCAAAAACTcgaattcataattaaaaaattagttgACAATTCTTAAGTTTTTTATGTGaaggtaaaatggtaagtgtagctaattttttagtttttattttattatttcaaagtggatatttttaaaattcactcttaatttagaaacaatagggccgaatggccctattcaacatacaacatcaaattttgtccaccatttgaaaaaacataaattttggccattttttgcatggcatgactattctacccttctctctctctcctctctctttctcatctccccccctctctctccagcggctcctctctctttctcatctccatctctctttctcatctccctctatctctctctccagcggctgcgtggcagcggcgccgagcttggagaattcgtcggagctctcgcggcggtggtggaggagatcctccctctctctctccagcagctgccgctctctcctctctctttctctctctctccagcgcgccgcctgggcagaattcgtcggagtagaggatgaggcggcggcggatctgatctgatcgttgcgccgcctcctccatcggaagatctgatctccgcctccttcgatttcagccatggcagatctgatctgatctgtgtgctgcacgtatggcactaatagtgccataagtgcacacttcccctagggtttagatattccatttaaggtttagattatccatttgaggtttagatgttccatttagggtttagattatccatttagggtttagatgttccatttagagtttaaatgatgttgttgtttctgtatttgtgctgcacgtatggcattattagtgccataagtgcctaacccgacccggcacgcgacccgcgtgcctgatcctacccggtccgcctcattaagggtaaaaacatccaaatcaataaaaatggccaaaatttgtgtttgttcaatgtgtggccataaattgtgttttatgcttcattttagctacttcaaaattttactccttaatttaatatatatatataaggaaataaTCTTTAACCATTTAGGAAAGAGAATATATGTAGGGGTAAGATCGTAACAAAACAAATCAATGACTAAAAATAATCTTTAACCATTTAGGAAAGAGAATATATGTAGGAGTATATAATTATAACAAATatttgttcaaaaaaaaaaaattataacaaatacAATTACTAATTGACCCGTTATGGCGGCCATAATTATGGATATTGCAACATGCATGACAATTAAGTCAATAGTGGAATTTTTTTAAACTCCTCCTCTGACTCTAAAATTTGTTAGTGCGGTACGAATTTGACTATAATAGCAGTACAGTCAAGCTGCAGATACAATAATAATCCTTccataattataaaatactgcAACATTGGAAGTAGATAACAAGTGATTACGAGAAGTGAGATTGTTAATTATGTGCGCTTCTTTTTGTGAAAGTATCACATAATCTCTAACGTTAGAATAGATACCAAAAATACCCCTACAtttcaaaaataagaattttcaacccaacattttataattataacaaaaaagTCCCAACCACATTTTCCAATAGTAGAATATCTGTGTGTCAAATTGTGGAAATCTCGCCCTTTGTAGAGCGTTcaaacatttttctttttcgctcgaaaattacatattttagggttttttattttttttcagaaTCAGTTGAAACAATGTCTGTGTTAACCGAGTTGGCAACTAAACAACTCCAATGTCAACCTCCGGCGTGACAGGTAGACATTCTAGTGTCGGAAAATGTGGTTGGAacatttttgctacaattataAAACATTGAGTTACAAATTTGTTACATTTGAAGCGTTACCtataatattttccttttctatTTTGAAACTCATTTATATTTTTCGAGGGGAACTAGCCGGACGAACACCCGAAAAGCTGAATTTAAATTTGCAAATAAGAGATATCCGAAGATGCAGCTTAATAAATTGAATTCAAAATTTCCAGACTCTTTCTGAATTTACTTATCTGTAGTAGGAAGGAAGTACCTCGAATCTTGAAAATGTAGAGGATCATTACCCCATGAAGTCCACCCTTCGATCATCTCTCTAGCAAACAGTTCGATGCAACGCGCAGGTTTGGGTCCGGGGACGTAGTCCAGTAGCAACTCTGATGAGAGAAGATAAATAAGGACAAAGGAACGACACACAACGATTCAAGTAAATGAAAAGATTGGGACAAGAATACTACCTCCAATTGGGGGTTTCCTTGAATAATCTCCTGGAACACTGATGAATACTTGATTGTCCGAAATCCGTATCAGTCTCTGCAGCTCTTCAGAATCCATTCCCTGCATGGACTGGATCATCCACATTTGGAACAGAAAGACAGCAGATTGAAACCTGGATCACTCAGCCTCACCTTTCCATCACTGAGACCTAGGAGAAGACACTCGTATGGCCTGTGATGGAAGAGATCCAGTTCACTAATCAAGAAGCCGTTCGCCTTCACCTATCACTGGATTTGTGAAAAACAGAGAAACCTACAATGCTTGCTAATGCTGTGAGAAGACAATAATACCTTCAACCAGTAAAACGTAGCAGCATACTTGACGCCCCATTTGGGAAACAGTTCATTCTCCACAAAGGTTCGCAGTTTCTCCCGATTGGTTACCCATAAGGCTACCAAAGCTCCACGACTATGGGTAAGTTGCTTTACAGGAAGAGATAAAAAGTAGTTATTAGGTAAAGTCCGGTACCTGCAGGTGGAAAACCCAAGAATAGACAAAGCAAATGAACTGTATGAGCATACAAATAAAATTGTTCAAACAGCCAAAAATAGATGatattttttgagttttttctGCATCTGGTTTAATAAAATACTAAGAACTGCATGAGCATACTTTTGTTTCTGATGAGCACTGCTGTTCTCCCATGGAGGATCAATCACTATTAGATTGAAGCCACGATCAGATTCAGCTGCCAGAGATCAACATGAAATCTTAATTCACTTTGTAAAAAGCATAGGATGTTAAGTCTCGGAACCATGCAAAGCACATGAGCTAATGACTTTTAAAGGAACTATTCATAAAACAAAAGAGTGGACTGAAACACTGACAATTTTAGTGCACTACAAATTGGTGTTGTAATGAATAACTTTTATCCACCAATAACACTTCCCTAACTTACAAGGTCCCTGACTGCTAAAGCGATTTTTGCATATTTTTGGACGACTTATTGAATATTAATAACAAGGATATAAGCTCCTTACCAGGAATCAACTTGTGAATCTGCCTCAGATCAGACTTCCTTGTCAACAAGGAAAACAAAGCATTTGAAACGTTAGTTTGCTCACATAGTAGCCACATCTAAACAAAAATCTAAGTTACCAGCAAAAAATGGTACCAACATCACCACGGCATAATCttttaaaaaatcataacaCTGAGAGCATATTAAGCAACTAAAGGAGTATTTGTATATTAAACCATTGAACATCAATACAAGCGAACTCTTAGAAAGTGTTCGAACACATACCATATAGACACAACTTTTTTTCGGCAATATGTATTTGTGTTCCAGTAATTCAGCCTCTATGTCAGTACTCCACTCATTGGCGATTAAGTTGTCAAACACTGGAACCTCTATTTGATTCGAGGACCCAAAACCTGAAAATTTGAAGGGACATTCATGCCCATGGGCAGCCAAAACAACATAATGcatccaattattatttttatcaagctcaattggctatgaaAATAAAATCATTCCATAATCCAGCTCACATATATGAACAACAAATGCACTCCTGAATTAACAGAGCTTTAGACATTTCAAGAACTCATATTGAAATGAGTAAGTTGAATCATGAGATGCTAACAACTCTTATGGCTTCAACAAAGAGAGTCGCACATAAGCTAAGGCCTTACATGCAGCACAGGTACTTCTTTCAAACAGTTTCCCATAACTGAGATTAGCATCACAGAAATACCTTTACGGAATTAACCATACATCGattttaacatcataattcATAAACTTAAATTTTCagggaggaaaaaaaaaaaaaaaaaaactcaggTTCCCCTTAATAAATAAGATAaatctggtcataaaaaaattCCAGGTCCGCAGTATTATTGCATCCAATCATAAAGTAATAAACCCAGAGTATCATGCTATTAGCAGTGCATACGTAATCTAATGAATTAAATTATCAAATAGATTCATGGGACATTGATTTTTCCACTCAAAATCTAAAATGACTACATTTTCTGCAATGGAAGAAGTCGGTCATAATGCCACACCAATAGATATCATGCATTAATATAAATCTGATGTGATAATTGATAAACCCTGACCTGCATTTTCAACTGCACTGCCATCATCTCCAATCTTAAGAACAATCTCGTAAAATGGAGCTTGCCAAACGCTCCCTAATTCCACAAAATCTAGCTCACGCTCCGCAAAAGTCAATTCCCCGCAATTTCCCTGTCCATCACTCCTCAAATTCCTCAAAACTCCTAGCAGCTCGCTAGCACCAAGCAATGCTTCATGCGCCTTCAATAAACCCGCTCTCACCTCCTACAGCCGAAACCAAAAACACAAACAATCTtcttttagtaattttttttttttcgaaaaagagaataaataaaacataaattttcgcGCGCTTGTTTGCTCAATCACCTGATGCCGACGATCGGCCAATTGCTCCCGCGAGTTGAGCGCCCGatatttcttcttctcctttCCGCGGCATTTGCGCTTCCTGGGATTATTGGGCGAAGCATCGGGATTATCGATTGAAGAATTAGAAGAGGGGAAGAAGCGGGAGTAGTAAGCCGACGGAGAAACCCTAAACCGGGTGTAGGACCGGTTCAGGACCCGAACCGGATCGATGAAGTATATGGTGGACTCATCAAACCTGTAGGTGCCCGATTTTAGGAAGGCAGCTAACCGTCCGTCCGGCTCGGAGGCAGCCATTACCGGCGACGACGAGTTGCAATGAGGGGTATTTGGATAGGTGAATCCGGCCCAAAATCGTTACTTGTTTTCTGCTCCACAACTGCAAATACAAGGCCCATTTGCTAGTCTGTTCTGggattagtattattttttgggtaatttatgtataaatacatgaactttactcatttttttggtatttaacatgaactttaaaatctagttataaatacatgaactttaaatttatttaatttttgactcattttttatatttgatgAAATTAATGCTTACATGTCAAAATTAAAACTTAGTTGGCAAAATTAATCCTCTAGCTGACATCTGACTAAGAAATTTCCTCTCATCCATTCAATTTAAGCAAAAAATCCCTTTCACTTTTACTTATCTTTAGACCCGCCCTACGCCGCCTCACCAAATCGAAGCTTACTATTGTGTTGAGTGAGGGGCTATTCTTTGGCGGCGATGGTGTAGACGAGGTGTCGTCCTCATCGGTTTTTGAAAGTAGGGGCTGCGGCGAACCACCATTTGAGGCTGTGCCATTTTCCAGAGCGAGGGAGCTACTCCTTCCAGGTCGGGGCGTATCGCAAAATCTCCATATCTAAGATGATCTCGCCGGTTGTTAGAAACGGCGGCGGCATATATTTCGTGCTTCTAACAAAAGATAGAAATTTTTACAAAGAATTTTTAAACAAATTATtagaaattatattatatatttaaattaaattaagctACAATTGATACGTAATTGAGAATTGAactaattttcaataaataaaaaataaaagatcttTGGTACCCACTCGGGCTAGTCTATTTTTCGACTtcattttatcaattaaatctAAATAAGTGGAATGGGATCGAAAagacatttatatatatatatatatatatatatatatatatatatatatatatttgtagttATTTATTGGtatgatttaaaataaaatcaccaTTCGTACCATAGATGAAGAAatgactattattattatttttatggatGTAAATTGGATCAATTCACTTGATTTCGACGAGCAgcttattcaattttaaattattttcgatTTGCTAatcctaaattttaattttcgggCAAACTCGTTGGACAAAATAAGTTCATGTacaaaatatactccctccgtccctgaaatggcttcctctttggggacggcacgggttttaataaaaagttgtaaagtgtattgatagtggagaaaaagtgatataattattattggaagttgtgaaaagtattataattagtattaagagtggtgaaaagtgaaaagtaagaataaataaagtattattagtggtggggtaggtttccaaaaatggaaagaaagaaagaggaagttatttgggggacgtcccaaaatggaaaaagatgaagttattttagggacggagggagtaatatttatgaatattattgataattttattctttataaCAACAAATAATGATTTTCTCAACTAAGAGACTCagtttatatttataagtaaatATCATTTCAATATCATCTTACATAAAATAATAGTCAACGTTTTAAGACTGTTTTGGCCTTAATTAGGGTGGAACGGATTTGGATTTATGCGCAGATTAGGTACACttagcactattagtgccaaaagtaccaatagaaattaaaaaaaaaaagtaagttggtacttttggcactaatggtaatattagtgccaaaagtatcattcCTACGAGAAAGTTTCAAAATGGTAATATGTATATGACACTAttggcactaatatggtcactagtatcattcgtgcaacacaaATATGTGTGAAAGATGGGTAAAAGGGTAGTTTGGGCAGAACGCATAAAATATAGcgagattttatatttttcaaattagCGGCCAAAATTTgtatttccttcttcaaaatggtcacGCGAATGTATTGTTtcataaaataattcataagtAATTTAGTGAGAATTAACAATTAGACACACAATTAACctaaatagttatatttttttaatatttataactaaaaattgtTAAACACcgaaaaaaaccaaaatatgTATCACAAGAACCAATACCTTATTATCTACCTATCTATAatctatattctatttttttattaaatgacgattttataaaaaaagataGAAGAAGATATaatcttttaataaaaaggtaacttttaatttgaaaatcaatttaaaaattaagtggtaattttataattataataaaattgaatatttatttatatactaaattttttctttttatatttttctttaacttcctattttttgttttacttttttcaaaattatgaaattcaattaattataaaatatttaatatgtatatcaatttaaagatcacgataagagctttaatttgatactatattttatctaaatattttatttaaaatgtaaaaaatatatttgtttaaatattaaaatttaaaaaaattctctctcctctctcatttttttttgaataaatctatattttaaaactttttattagttttttttacttttcataatactaaattttataattgtga is drawn from Salvia miltiorrhiza cultivar Shanhuang (shh) unplaced genomic scaffold, IMPLAD_Smil_shh original_scaffold_190, whole genome shotgun sequence and contains these coding sequences:
- the LOC131003324 gene encoding methyltransferase-like protein 2 isoform X3, whose translation is MAASEPDGRLAAFLKSGTYRKRKCRGKEKKKYRALNSREQLADRRHQEVRAGLLKAHEALLGASELLGVLRNLRSDGQGNCGELTFAERELDFVELGSVWQAPFYEIVLKIGDDGSAVENAGFGSSNQIEVPVFDNLIANEWSTDIEAELLEHKYILPKKSCVYMSDLRQIHKLIPAESDRGFNLIVIDPPWENSSAHQKQKYRTLPNNYFLSLPVKQLTHSRGALVALWVTNREKLRTFVENELFPKWGVKYAATFYWLKVKANGFLISELDLFHHRPYECLLLGLSDGKGMDSEELQRLIRISDNQVFISVPGDYSRKPPIGELLLDYVPGPKPARCIELFAREMIEGWTSWGNDPLHFQDSRYFLPTTDK
- the LOC131003324 gene encoding methyltransferase-like protein 2 isoform X1; amino-acid sequence: MAASEPDGRLAAFLKSGTYRFDESTIYFIDPVRVLNRSYTRFRVSPSAYYSRFFPSSNSSIDNPDASPNNPRKRKCRGKEKKKYRALNSREQLADRRHQEVRAGLLKAHEALLGASELLGVLRNLRSDGQGNCGELTFAERELDFVELGSVWQAPFYEIVLKIGDDGSAVENAGFGSSNQIEVPVFDNLIANEWSTDIEAELLEHKYILPKKSCVYMSDLRQIHKLIPAESDRGFNLIVIDPPWENSSAHQKQKYRTLPNNYFLSLPVKQLTHSRGALVALWVTNREKLRTFVENELFPKWGVKYAATFYWLKVKANGFLISELDLFHHRPYECLLLGLSDGKGMDSEELQRLIRISDNQVFISVPGDYSRKPPIGELLLDYVPGPKPARCIELFAREMIEGWTSWGNDPLHFQDSRYFLPTTDK
- the LOC131003324 gene encoding methyltransferase-like protein 2 isoform X4, producing MAASEPDGRLAAFLKSGTYRKRKCRGKEKKKYRALNSREQLADRRHQEVRAGLLKAHEALLGASELLGVLRNLRSDGQGNCGELTFAERELDFVELGSVWQAPFYEIVLKIGDDGSAVENAGFGSSNQIEVPVFDNLIANEWSTDIEAELLEHKYILPKKSCVYMSDLRQIHKLIPAESDRGFNLIVIDPPWENSSAHQKQKYRTLPNNYFLSLPVKQLTHSRGALVALWVTNREKLRTFVENELFPKWGVKYAATFYWLKANGFLISELDLFHHRPYECLLLGLSDGKGMDSEELQRLIRISDNQVFISVPGDYSRKPPIGELLLDYVPGPKPARCIELFAREMIEGWTSWGNDPLHFQDSRYFLPTTDK
- the LOC131003324 gene encoding methyltransferase-like protein 2 isoform X2; translated protein: MAASEPDGRLAAFLKSGTYRFDESTIYFIDPVRVLNRSYTRFRVSPSAYYSRFFPSSNSSIDNPDASPNNPRKRKCRGKEKKKYRALNSREQLADRRHQEVRAGLLKAHEALLGASELLGVLRNLRSDGQGNCGELTFAERELDFVELGSVWQAPFYEIVLKIGDDGSAVENAGFGSSNQIEVPVFDNLIANEWSTDIEAELLEHKYILPKKSCVYMSDLRQIHKLIPAESDRGFNLIVIDPPWENSSAHQKQKYRTLPNNYFLSLPVKQLTHSRGALVALWVTNREKLRTFVENELFPKWGVKYAATFYWLKANGFLISELDLFHHRPYECLLLGLSDGKGMDSEELQRLIRISDNQVFISVPGDYSRKPPIGELLLDYVPGPKPARCIELFAREMIEGWTSWGNDPLHFQDSRYFLPTTDK